The genomic stretch ATTCTTGATTTTGAACGTGCTGGTAAAGTGACGGGAAGCCGCTTTGTATATTACAAAGGATTAGGTGCACGTCTGGAGCGCGCTTTGATCAACTTCATGATGGATCTTCATGCAGATGAACATGGATACGAAGAAATGCTGCCTCCTTATATGGTAAACAGAACAAGCATGACAGGAACAGGTCAGCTGCCGAAATTTGAGGAAGATGCCTTTAAGGTAGAAGGATGGGATTACTTCCTTATCCCAACAGCAGAAGTACCTGTTACCAACTATTATCGAGAAGAGATTTTAAAAGGGGAACAGCTGCCGCAGAAGTTTGCAGCGTTCAGTGCATCTTTCCGTTCTGAAGCTGGTTCTGCTGGCCGTGATACACGTGGCCTTATTCGCCAGCATCAGTTTAACAAGGTAGAATTGGTGCAGTTCGTTAAACCAGAAGATTCTTATGCTGTGTTAGAAGAAATCACTGGTCATGCAGAAAAAGTCTTACAGCTGCTCGGTCTGCCATATCGAGTGATGAGCATGTGCACAGGTGATCTTGGTTTCACTGCTGCGAAAAAGTATGATTTAGAAGTATGGCTGCCAAGCAGCGGCACATACCGGGAAATCTCTTCTGTATCTAATTTCGAGGACTTCCAAGCTCGCCGTGCTGGCATTCGGTTCAAACGTGATGAAAAGAGCAAACCAGAATTTGTGCACACATTGAATGGATCTGGTTTGGCATTGGGACGCACAGTTGCTGCAATTATGGAGAACTACCAGCAAGCAGATGGATCCATTAAAGTACCAGAAGTATTGGTATCTTACATGGGTGGCAAAACAGAGATCCGCTAATCTTCGTTTCTTGACAGAGATAGAGAAAATATGGTGAGATAGTTTTTGGAGACAAAAGCATGGAGGGGTACCCAAGTTCGGCTGAAGCGATTGATCTTGAAAACCGACAGGGGTCTAATAAGGCTCGCGGGTGTTCAAATCCCCCTCCTTCGCCATTTTTTCATTTTTTCTTGACATCACTAGAGTGTACATGGTATATTATATCTTGTCTTACGGAGGAATACCCAAGTTTGGCTGAAGGGATCGGTCTTGAAAACCGACAGGGGCTTAACGGCTCGCGGGGGTTCGAATCCCTCTTCCTCCGCCATATTTTACAAACGCATAAAATTGGAGATATACAAAATCGTTACGTTTTCGTAACGGTTTTTTTTATATATTGATTTCCGGACAGCAGCGTTAGATAATACAACAAACGTGTTTCACGTGGAACGGAGGCTTTTATGGATAAAATAGCTTTTATAGGAGCAGGAGCGATGACAGAAGCTATTGTTAGGGGTGTAATTAAAGCCGAGCTTCTGCCTGCCTCGCATATTTGGGTGACAAATCATGCCAATGAGGAAAGACTGCAGCACATGCAAGCTGCATACGGTGTCACAGTAACTCGTAATCAAATTGACTTGCTGCAGGAGACAGATATTATTATTTTATCTGTAAAGCCAAAAGATGCTGAACAGGCATTACATAGCTTAGGGAAAGCACAGCTGAAAAAGCAGCAAATTGTTGTGTCCCTCATGGCAGGTATAACTAGTGCTTACTTGGAAAGCTTCCTGCCTGTAGGACAGCCAGTCATCCGCGTGATGCCCAATACGTCTGCAACAATTCTAGAATCTGCCACAGCAATAGCTGCCGGAACATTTACTGACAAGCATCAGCTGCAGCTTGTACAGCAACTGTTTGGGACTGTTGGTTCTGCTGTTGAAGTAGGAGAGGAATCAATGGATGCTGTTACTGCAATATCCGGAAGCGGGCCTGCTTATATCTATTATCTAATGGAAGCATTAGAAGAAGCCAGCCTCAAAGTTGGATTAGATGAAGAAGTCGGGAAACAGCTTTTGATTCAAACTTTTAAAGGGGCAGCAGCCATGCTGGAGCAGTCTGATTTATCTCCTGCACAGCTGCGGGCTAACATTACCAGCGCCGGCGGGACTACTGCAGCGGGAATTTCTGTGCTGGAGGAGCAACATGTGAAAGCGGCTGTTACAGCGTGTGTACAGGCAGCTGCAGCACGTTCTAAAGAGATGGGACAAGCATACAGCAAATAAAAAATCCGCCACAAAGGCGGATTTTTAGTTAGGCTGACGGGATGTCCATTTACGTGAATGCTGAATAAAGTGGCCAACCTTTTCTAAGATCGGCTCTATTGATGTATTTGGATCGAGCAGATCATAGTCGGCAATGTTTACCCGCAATACAGGACAAGCATTGAAGTTATTAATCCATTTCTCATAACGATGGAACATTCCTTCCCAATAACTGATTGGTGTTTGCTGTTCCATTTCACGGCCGCGCTGTTTAATACGGCTGATAATGTGGTCAAAGGAACCTTCCAAATAGATTAGCAAATCTGGATGCGGAAAGTAAGGTGTCATCACCATGGCATCAAAGAGAGAACGATACGTTTCATAATCTACATCAGACATATTTCCTTCTTCATAAGCCATGCGGGCGAATATACCGGTGTCTTCGTAAATAGAGCGGTCTTGAATGAAGCCGCCGCCGTATTCGAAGATTCGCTTTTGCTCCTTAAATCGTTCAGCTAGGAAGTAAACCTGCAGATGGAAGCTCCAGCGTTCAAAGTCAGCATAAAACTTATCCAAGTATGGATTGCCATCTACTTTCTCAAAACTTGTGCGAAAATCCAATGCTTGAGACAATGCTTGCGTCATAGTTGATTTTCCAACACCAACAGTACCTGCAATGGTAATGACACTGTCAGCAGGAATCTGATATTTCTCTCTAAAATTCATGATGATGTTACTCCTTTATCCAAGTGAGAGGAAATCTCTTCACATATATACTTCCAATCTTGTTCGTTTTGCACAAAGTCCAATTTATCACCGCTAAGACGAAGCACAGGGATATGTGGATTTTCTTTTTCAAATTGATCCATGAAGTTCCGATAATCAGCAGCCAAGTGCTCTAAATAGTCAGACTGGATATGCTGCTCGGCAGTACGGGCTCGCATCTCAATTCGTTTCAGCAATGTTTCCAAGCTGGCATCCAAATAGATAACCATATTCGGCAATGCAACATCCTCTGTTAAGATAGAGAAGATTTTGCTGTATTTATCAAATTCTGCTGATGCAAGTGTACGCTGTGCAAAGATCATATTTTTAGCAATATGATAATCTGCTACAACTGGCTTTTGCTGGGATAGATAATCCCTGCGAATGTCGTTTAGCTGTTTGTATCGATTTGTTAAAAAGAACATTTCCAGCTGGAAGCTCCACTCATCAATATCTTCATAAAACTTTCCTAAGAATGGATTTTCTTCAACGATTTCCTTCAATAGTTCGTAATGAAAATGGTCTGCAATTTTTTTAGCCAATGATGTCTTTCCGACACCAATCGGCCCTTCCACTGCAATAAAAGGCAGCTGGTGCATGCTGTATCCTCCAAACTAAAACGTTGTATGGCAAATAAATATAGTTTACCATAGAAGAGCTTGTGCTTCGATATTGCAAAGCGAGAAACTGCTGGAAAATACAGCAGACTTTGCAAGGAAGCTGCAATTCGCTATAATGTATCTTGTCGTGGCTCCGTAGCTCAGGGGATAGAGCATCGGTTTCCTAAACCGTGTGTCGCAAGTTCGAATCTTGCCGGGGCCGTTATATAACCTTTATGTAGCGGTTTTAAGCCGTTTCTCTCTCGCGTTAGCTAAACCGAAGGGATACGGTTTCTATTGTCCTCATTGCACCGAACATTAACGTCATTTCACGTTCCTTATCCGTATTGGAATAAGTTACGAAAGGTGGCGTTTTTGTTTTGCCCTCAAACAGTCGCAAAGGTAAACCCATTGTTACTACTCGTAAAGCACGAGAAATTAGCGACTATATTCCATTACAAGCGACAATAGAAGAATCATTTCAAAGCTTTCTATCACTTAAAAAGAGTTTAGGTGTTCGGAAACGCACTGTATCGGACTATCATCATTTGATGGATTACTTTCTTTCATGGTTAAACGAAAACCATCCAGAGATAGAAATGATTCATGAAATTAATACAGCGATTATCCGTGAGTACCTTCTTTACTTGCGAGAGGAAAGGTATAACGACCGTACAAAAAGTGTAGGGTTATCGCCATTCACTATAAATGTGAGGATACGCTTCTTGAAGACGTTCTTCAATGCGTTATACAAGGAAGAAGTCATTAATAATAACCCGACTAGGAATATTCAGCTTATGAAGGTCGATGAAGACGGGCTAACGCCTCTCACAGATGAAGAAGTCAACAAGCTGATAAGCGTTCCAGATGAACAGTATTATGCCCAGTTTAGAGACTTAGTAATGATGTATCTCATGTTGGACACAGGTATGCGAATAAACGAAGTATGCGAACTTGAAAACCGCGATATCGACTTCAAGACGAGGGCTATAATTCTGCCCGCTACTAAGAACAAAAATCGTAAGCCAAGAATACTCCCACTTTCCAATCAAGTAGTAAAGCTACTTTTGGAGTTGGTGGCAGAAAACAAAGCTAACTTTGATACGGAGTATGTCTTCGTTTCGAATATAGGTACACGATACAACCCTAATTCCTTTCGTAAGAGGTTGAACAACTATAAAGACTTAGCAGGTATAACAAAGCGTGTTTCACCCCATGTATTTCGCCATATGTTTTGTAGGAATTACATTATGAATGGTGGTGATATATTTACACTACAAAGGATTGTCGGACACGCAGATATATCGACAACACGTAAGTACATTCAACTAGATGACAAGGCTATACGGCAACAACACACGCTGTATAGTCCTGCTATAAAGCTTAGGAGGAACAGAAATGGAAAGTCGTCTTCAGATTTTTGATTCTAATGGTGATAAATCGTTTGTGAAGGTTTCTAACAACTATTTCAACTTGTCGGAAGCCAAAGGAGTCTACGGAGTAGCGAAGGAAGAGGAAGGTGCAGATAATACTATTCGCTTGGAGTATTACGAGGAAAGTGATGAGAAGTCTTATTACATTACATTTGGTGTGGAAGAAGCTGAACAACTAGCACTTACATTACTCAATCTCTCAGACGCTATAAAACGCTAATAAAAGAAAAAGCCGCCTATTGCAGTAGGCGACCCAAACACACAAGATAAATCACAATTTAATATGACTTATCATTCACTTACCTTCATGTTATCGAAAAAAATACGATATTGCAAGGCTTCTTAACTATACCCTTTTTTCAGTGAATGGTACGTCCGTCGTGGATTTGCCAGCTAGCACGACGATAATCAAAACACGAAAGGTTACGACTTAGCCGCCGCACAAACTAAGTCTAGGACATGTAAGCATACCCTATCATGCTTGTGTCTGAAAGGAGAAAGCTGCCATTAAGTGCTGAATGAAGGAAAGACAGACCGTTTACGGACGGTGTAGGTTATTCCATGAGTAATTAGAAAACCTTCTCCTAGTCCTCCAATATGCGAGGTACGGGGTTAACTAGTCGAAAAGCCAAAGTGTAAGACGTAGAGGACTAATGAAACTGCCAGGGCTGTTTGAAGCAGTAGGAATAACAAAGAGGAATCTTTTCGTTGATAGGGATACACTGCGGATACCTCAATAATTCCCGACAGATGTTGTCCAAGTATAAGCGACTATTCTTATAGCAGATTATTTTTAAATCTTGCTTATAAGGTAGTCGTTTTTATGCCTTACGTTTTCCCAAACAAGCCCTCAAGATGCTGCCAAAGAGAAAACCAAAAAGCAAGATTAAATACTAAAAAACATAAGAATATTTAATGAAATTAACGACAATTAGGATAACTTACTATAGAAGAGATTATATAAAATATGGATAACGGACGTTAGGATTACATGTTATTAGCATGTAATGGTATAGGTTTAGATAATAAAATGGTAAAGAAGATAAAAGGGCTATGTATTTCGAATTTGATATGAAAACAGAGGAAGAAGCCGAAGAACTAGGGCATAATTGGTATTGCAATTCACAAGACTAAAGTTGTATTAATAGATTGGTAGAATTAAAGCATTTATATGAACTTGCTTTCTCTGATGAATTTCTTAGTTGAATCTATTGACTAAAGCTTATGATTAGCTTATGTTTAACATAAGCTAATCATAAGCTTACAGAGAAGAGGTATTAATCTATCACTATGGAAAAAAATAATAAGGATAAAAATCTATATAGTTCCTATTATACAAAGTCAGAATTCATCACTGATTATATGATTGAAATGTTGAATTTAAATGAGACTCACTCAGTTCTTGAACCCTCTGCGGGTGATGGTGTATTTATTGACGCACTATTAAAGCAAAAACCAAATACAAATATTGATGCCTACGACTTAAACCCTCAAGCAATAGATGTCTTGAACAACAAGTATGATGGATATTCAAATATTCAAGTAGTAGAATCAGATACTTTGTTAGATATGGAACTTGATATGAAGGTGTTTATGAATGGAGATTATGACAGAGTGATTGGTAATCCTCCCTATGGTGCTTGGCAGGATTATGAAAAACGGGCAAAACTCAAAAATATTTATAAGGGATTTTATGTGAAAGAAACCTATGCTTTATTTTTACTACGTTGTATCTCTTTGCTAAAAGAAAATGGAGTATTAACATTCATTATTCCTGATACATTTATGAATCTTCATATGCATAGAAATCTACGTGAATTTTTATTGCTTAATACAAAAATACATGAAATTTTGATGATACCATCTAAATTCTTTCCGGGAGTAAACTTTGGTTACTCTAACCTAACTATAATTACTCTTGAAAAGACTAATAAAGAACAAGCATTATCAAATACAGTGAAAATTATTAGTAATTTAAACAGGGCTTCAGATATTGAAGATATAACTAATAGAACAAATTTTGATAAATATAGTGTGGTGGATATTCCTCAAAAGGAAATTTTT from Terribacillus sp. DMT04 encodes the following:
- a CDS encoding tyrosine-type recombinase/integrase; this translates as MPSNSRKGKPIVTTRKAREISDYIPLQATIEESFQSFLSLKKSLGVRKRTVSDYHHLMDYFLSWLNENHPEIEMIHEINTAIIREYLLYLREERYNDRTKSVGLSPFTINVRIRFLKTFFNALYKEEVINNNPTRNIQLMKVDEDGLTPLTDEEVNKLISVPDEQYYAQFRDLVMMYLMLDTGMRINEVCELENRDIDFKTRAIILPATKNKNRKPRILPLSNQVVKLLLELVAENKANFDTEYVFVSNIGTRYNPNSFRKRLNNYKDLAGITKRVSPHVFRHMFCRNYIMNGGDIFTLQRIVGHADISTTRKYIQLDDKAIRQQHTLYSPAIKLRRNRNGKSSSDF
- a CDS encoding deoxynucleoside kinase; amino-acid sequence: MNFREKYQIPADSVITIAGTVGVGKSTMTQALSQALDFRTSFEKVDGNPYLDKFYADFERWSFHLQVYFLAERFKEQKRIFEYGGGFIQDRSIYEDTGIFARMAYEEGNMSDVDYETYRSLFDAMVMTPYFPHPDLLIYLEGSFDHIISRIKQRGREMEQQTPISYWEGMFHRYEKWINNFNACPVLRVNIADYDLLDPNTSIEPILEKVGHFIQHSRKWTSRQPN
- a CDS encoding deoxynucleoside kinase, which gives rise to MHQLPFIAVEGPIGVGKTSLAKKIADHFHYELLKEIVEENPFLGKFYEDIDEWSFQLEMFFLTNRYKQLNDIRRDYLSQQKPVVADYHIAKNMIFAQRTLASAEFDKYSKIFSILTEDVALPNMVIYLDASLETLLKRIEMRARTAEQHIQSDYLEHLAADYRNFMDQFEKENPHIPVLRLSGDKLDFVQNEQDWKYICEEISSHLDKGVTSS
- the proC gene encoding pyrroline-5-carboxylate reductase; protein product: MDKIAFIGAGAMTEAIVRGVIKAELLPASHIWVTNHANEERLQHMQAAYGVTVTRNQIDLLQETDIIILSVKPKDAEQALHSLGKAQLKKQQIVVSLMAGITSAYLESFLPVGQPVIRVMPNTSATILESATAIAAGTFTDKHQLQLVQQLFGTVGSAVEVGEESMDAVTAISGSGPAYIYYLMEALEEASLKVGLDEEVGKQLLIQTFKGAAAMLEQSDLSPAQLRANITSAGGTTAAGISVLEEQHVKAAVTACVQAAAARSKEMGQAYSK
- the serS gene encoding serine--tRNA ligase translates to MLDMKYLRSNFEEVKQKLTNRGEDLSDLDKFGDLDERRRKLINETEELKAKRNEVSKQIAVLKKEKQDADAQIKEMREVGDQIKAYDEELREVESELDMLLLSIPNIPHESVPVGESEDDNVEARMWGEVKQKDFEEKAHWDLAADLEILDFERAGKVTGSRFVYYKGLGARLERALINFMMDLHADEHGYEEMLPPYMVNRTSMTGTGQLPKFEEDAFKVEGWDYFLIPTAEVPVTNYYREEILKGEQLPQKFAAFSASFRSEAGSAGRDTRGLIRQHQFNKVELVQFVKPEDSYAVLEEITGHAEKVLQLLGLPYRVMSMCTGDLGFTAAKKYDLEVWLPSSGTYREISSVSNFEDFQARRAGIRFKRDEKSKPEFVHTLNGSGLALGRTVAAIMENYQQADGSIKVPEVLVSYMGGKTEIR